The Halococcus sediminicola genome has a segment encoding these proteins:
- a CDS encoding 4Fe-4S dicluster domain-containing protein, with protein sequence MAIDPEFEQNRETVDEHEGHDVWGPVEEPEQLGIHGTHVAVDFDICIADGACLEDCPVDVFEWVDSPDHPESEIKADPTHEAQCIDCMLCVDVCPVDAIDVDAGRAGRT encoded by the coding sequence ATGGCCATAGACCCTGAATTCGAACAGAACCGCGAGACGGTGGACGAACACGAGGGCCACGACGTTTGGGGTCCCGTCGAGGAACCCGAGCAGTTGGGGATTCATGGGACCCACGTCGCGGTGGATTTCGACATCTGCATCGCCGACGGCGCGTGCCTGGAGGACTGCCCGGTGGACGTCTTCGAGTGGGTCGATTCGCCCGACCACCCCGAAAGCGAGATCAAGGCCGACCCGACCCACGAGGCCCAGTGTATCGACTGCATGCTCTGTGTCGACGTCTGTCCGGTGGACGCCATCGACGTCGATGCGGGTCGGGCGGGCCGAACGTAG